A single window of Zea mays cultivar B73 chromosome 10, Zm-B73-REFERENCE-NAM-5.0, whole genome shotgun sequence DNA harbors:
- the LOC100285282 gene encoding uncharacterized protein LOC100285282 — MYDTHHPHRTHPPTRPSAAHTHTHTHTHTLHASETTRRTAASRPPPPRPGACELALASLPAPTEMDPRFPLPAAAAPSTGGGGGARGHHRRAHSETFLSFHDADLLLDPDGDFFSDLDFPSLSDDSPAASDPTPPPHPQQQPPQASPAPRPPGGTHTRSLSLDAAFFEGLAFQGPSGSAGGGGGPGHKRSGSMDGDTSPFEGESALSSGLPDYAKKAMPAERIAELALIDPKRAKRILANRQSAARSKERKIMYTSELEKKVQTLQTEATTLSAQLTLLQRDTTGLTAENRELKLRLQSMEEQAKLRDALNEALREEVQRLKIAAGQVGNMNGNPFNGGLQQQIPSYFVQQQQQQQTPYFGGHQAQLHNQNQNHRHQISSNVGQTLSGQSLNDSMDFM, encoded by the exons ATGTATGACACGCACCACCCGCACCGCACCCACCCACCAACCCGACCTTCCGCtgctcacacacacacacacacacacacacacactctaCACGCGAGCGAGACCACGCGCCGGACCGCCGCaagccggccgccgccgccgcgaccTGGAGCTTGCGAGCTAGCTCTGGCCTCGCTGCCTGCGCCGACTGAGATGGACCCGCGCTTTCCGCTGCCGGCCGCGGCGGCGCCGTccacgggcggcggcggcggcgccagaGGGCACCACCGGCGGGCCCACTCGGAGACGTTCCTCAGCTTCCACGACGCGGACCTGCTCCTCGACCCGGACGGCGACTTCTTCTCCGACCTCGACTTCCCCTCCCTCTCCGACGACTCTCCGGCCGCCTCCGACCCCACCCCGCCGCCGCATCCGCAGCAGCAGCCGCCGCAGGCTTCCCCGGCCCCACGTCCGCCCGGCGGGACCCACACGCGGAGCCTCTCCCTCGACGCCGCCTTCTTCGAGGGCCTCGCGTTTCAGGGACCCAGTGGGAGCGCCGGGGGTGGAGGTGGGCCCGGCCACAAGAGGAGCGGCTCGATGGATGGGGACACCTCGCCGTTCGAGGGCGAGTCGGCGCTCTCCAGCGGCCTGCCGGACTACGCCAAGAAGGCCATGCCCGCCGAGAGGATCGCCGAGCTCGCGCTCATCGACCCCAAGCGCGCAAAGAG GATTCTGGCGAACAGGCAGTCGGCAGCGAGGTCAAAGGAGAGGAAGATCATGTACACTAGTGAACTGGAGAAGAAGGTCCAGACTCTGCAAACGGAGGCCACTACGCTGTCAGCACAGCTGACCCTGCTCCAG AGGGATACAACTGGTTTAACTGCCGAAAACAGAGAGCTCAAGCTTCGGTTGCAGTCCATGGAAGAGCAAGCTAAACTGCGGGACG CTTTGAATGAAGCCCTGCGAGAAGAAGTCCAGCGACTTAAGATAGCCGCAGGACAAGTCGGGAACATGAATGGGAACCCCTTCAATGGTGGACTCCAGCAGCAGATTCCATCCTATttcgtgcagcagcagcagcagcagcagacacCGTACTTTGGTGGCCACCAGGCTCAGCTTCACAATCAAAATCAAAACCATCGTCACCAGATCTCGTCAAATGTTGGGCAGACGCTCAGTGGTCAGTCCCTAAACGACTCCATGGATTTCATGTGA